A genomic region of Ignavibacteria bacterium contains the following coding sequences:
- a CDS encoding response regulator transcription factor, whose translation MRILLVEDEKKVASFIKKGLEEEYYTVDVAYDGKEGSKLALSEEYDLIILDLMLPYKDGINILKEIRDAKLSVPVLILTAKGSVQDKVTGLDSGADDYLAKPFSFDELLARIRALLRRYSTEKSILLKADDLKMDLQSRKVFRGNKEIQLTSKEFSILEYLLRNKNRIVTRTKLIEHIYEYNFDPETNLIDVYINKLRNKIDKGFDKQLIHTIRGAGYILKDD comes from the coding sequence ATGAGAATACTTCTTGTTGAAGACGAAAAGAAAGTTGCTTCATTTATTAAAAAAGGACTTGAAGAAGAATATTATACTGTTGATGTTGCGTATGATGGAAAAGAAGGCAGTAAACTTGCCCTTTCTGAAGAGTATGATTTGATAATTTTAGATTTAATGCTTCCCTATAAAGATGGAATCAATATTTTAAAAGAGATACGCGATGCAAAGCTTTCGGTACCTGTGTTAATTTTAACAGCGAAAGGATCAGTTCAAGATAAAGTAACCGGTCTCGATTCTGGCGCGGACGATTATTTGGCTAAACCATTTTCTTTCGATGAGTTACTTGCAAGAATAAGAGCACTTCTAAGAAGATATTCAACAGAAAAATCTATCTTACTAAAAGCTGATGATTTAAAGATGGATTTACAATCTCGAAAAGTTTTTAGAGGGAATAAAGAAATTCAATTAACTTCAAAAGAATTTTCTATCCTCGAATATCTATTAAGAAATAAAAATCGTATCGTGACAAGGACAAAGTTAATAGAACATATTTATGAATATAATTTTGATCCGGAAACAAATTTAATTGATGTTTACATTAATAAACTTCGAAACAAAATTGATAAAGGATTTGATAAACAACTAATACACACAATTCGCGGCGCGGGTTATATACTAAAAGATGATTAA
- a CDS encoding HAMP domain-containing protein: MMEEKNNFEQVNSSQGKSENSRKTCFCKTLAFKLFISLIFLFIIIFFITTVILIDQNKKQIFEIVEKNIIRTGDIIKRSTRYSMLLNRREDVYQIIKTIGNEEEVAGIKIYNKLGIVSFAHIDTLINRKVDMNSEECSPCHSINNPKLYITTDERIRIFQNEKGERIIGLIIPIENEPDCWNSSCHAHNEQQRILGVIDVQMSLNSVDKIIQKNKSSLIFYSILITMIVSIFSGIFIWLMVHLRVKNLIRGTKELAKGNYNFRINLKSNDELGELSKDFNYMAENLKKALEEIKALNENLNIKVKEKTHQLKEIYNHVNQIERIASLGKLSATVAHELNNPLEGILTYSKLIIKKLNNNVTDEEKKKIIQYLELIAAESERCGNIVKNLLLFSRSGETKVAQNDLINIIERGLMLINHHLQLNNIHLIKDFCCNYLEFECDKNQIQQAILAILINAIEAMPEGGTLTVKVTCDGSLVFIQITDTGVGIPKENLDKIFEPFFSTKPGGKGTGLGLSVVYGIVKQHNGKIEIQSEVNKGTTVTLIFPKKAVAEMG; encoded by the coding sequence GTGATGGAAGAAAAAAATAATTTCGAACAGGTGAATTCATCTCAGGGCAAGTCAGAAAATTCAAGGAAAACTTGTTTCTGCAAGACCTTAGCTTTTAAGTTATTTATAAGCCTTATCTTTTTATTCATTATAATCTTTTTTATTACAACTGTAATTCTCATCGATCAAAACAAAAAGCAGATTTTTGAAATAGTAGAGAAAAATATCATACGAACTGGTGATATTATAAAACGCTCGACAAGATACTCAATGCTTTTAAACCGAAGAGAAGATGTGTATCAAATAATCAAAACAATAGGGAATGAAGAGGAAGTCGCTGGAATAAAAATCTACAATAAACTCGGAATTGTCTCTTTTGCACACATTGATACTTTGATTAATCGAAAAGTTGATATGAATTCAGAAGAATGCTCGCCCTGTCATTCTATCAATAATCCCAAACTTTACATTACAACCGATGAAAGAATAAGAATATTTCAAAACGAAAAAGGCGAAAGAATCATTGGATTAATTATTCCTATCGAAAATGAACCTGATTGCTGGAATAGTTCCTGTCACGCCCACAATGAACAGCAAAGAATTCTTGGTGTGATCGATGTTCAAATGTCCCTGAACTCAGTTGATAAAATCATTCAAAAAAATAAAAGCAGCCTTATCTTTTATTCTATTTTAATTACAATGATTGTTTCCATTTTTAGTGGAATTTTTATCTGGTTAATGGTTCATTTAAGAGTTAAAAATTTAATAAGAGGCACAAAAGAACTTGCTAAAGGTAATTACAACTTCCGAATAAATTTAAAATCGAATGATGAGCTTGGTGAATTGTCAAAAGATTTCAACTATATGGCTGAAAATTTAAAGAAAGCTCTCGAAGAGATTAAAGCTTTGAATGAAAATCTTAATATCAAAGTAAAAGAGAAAACTCATCAGCTCAAAGAAATTTATAATCATGTTAATCAAATTGAAAGAATTGCATCGCTCGGAAAACTTTCCGCCACGGTTGCTCACGAACTAAATAACCCGCTCGAAGGAATTTTAACTTATTCGAAACTGATTATAAAAAAACTAAACAACAATGTAACGGACGAAGAAAAGAAAAAAATTATTCAGTATTTAGAATTAATTGCAGCTGAATCAGAAAGATGCGGGAATATTGTTAAAAACCTGCTTCTCTTTTCGAGATCAGGTGAAACTAAAGTCGCTCAAAATGATCTGATTAACATTATTGAAAGAGGTTTAATGCTTATAAATCATCACCTCCAGCTTAATAACATTCATCTGATAAAAGACTTTTGCTGCAATTATCTTGAATTCGAATGTGATAAAAATCAAATACAGCAAGCAATCCTGGCAATTTTAATTAATGCTATTGAAGCAATGCCGGAGGGTGGAACATTAACAGTAAAAGTTACTTGTGATGGAAGCTTGGTATTCATTCAAATTACTGATACAGGAGTTGGAATCCCCAAAGAAAATCTAGATAAAATTTTTGAACCATTTTTTTCGACAAAACCGGGTGGAAAAGGAACTGGTCTCGGATTATCAGTTGTCTATGGTATTGTTAAACAACACAACGGAAAAATTGAAATTCAAAGTGAGGTTAATAAAGGCACTACAGTTACTCTCATTTTTCCTAAAAAAGCAGTTGCAGAAATGGGATGA
- a CDS encoding sigma-54-dependent Fis family transcriptional regulator encodes MNNSDVKILIVDDEQIVRESLTHWFEEDGYQVSSAADAFDVLKDLHPGKYDIMLVDIKMPKMSGLELLEKVKEIDPDCIVIIITAYASVPSAVQALKNGAFDYVTKPIDPDELSHLIKNAIKQKKLKEENVALKASIDEMFSFEGLIGESPEMKKVFELIKIVAPQDTTVMIRGESGTGKELIARAIHMNSPRRYYPIIPVNCGAFTETLLESELFGHEKGAFTGAQYRRKGKIEMANGGTLFLDEVGSVSQKMQVELLRVLETKQFTRVGGTEIVKVDFRLISATNENLERLVEEGKFREDLYYRLNVFTIYVPPLRERRSDIPVLANYFVQKFARQMNKPILKISDEAMEILLNHSWPGNVRELENAIERAMVVGKPPEIKPSDLPFHLEKVNSFESDSLEEVEKKHIQRVLSKYDWNISKAAQALNIDRVTLYNKIKKYGLQKN; translated from the coding sequence ATGAATAATTCAGATGTAAAAATTTTAATTGTTGATGATGAACAAATTGTCAGAGAATCTCTCACTCACTGGTTTGAAGAAGATGGTTATCAGGTAAGCTCTGCTGCCGATGCGTTCGATGTGTTGAAAGATCTTCATCCAGGCAAGTATGATATTATGCTGGTCGATATTAAGATGCCAAAGATGAGTGGATTGGAACTGCTTGAAAAAGTTAAAGAAATTGATCCCGATTGCATTGTAATAATTATCACTGCCTATGCTTCAGTACCTTCTGCAGTTCAAGCTTTGAAGAATGGCGCTTTTGATTATGTAACCAAACCAATTGATCCAGATGAACTATCGCACCTGATAAAAAATGCAATCAAACAAAAAAAGTTGAAAGAGGAGAATGTTGCACTTAAAGCAAGCATTGATGAAATGTTCAGTTTTGAAGGATTGATTGGTGAAAGTCCCGAGATGAAAAAAGTTTTCGAATTGATAAAAATTGTTGCACCACAGGATACAACTGTTATGATTCGAGGAGAAAGCGGAACAGGGAAAGAATTAATTGCTCGTGCAATTCATATGAATTCACCAAGGAGGTATTATCCCATAATTCCGGTTAATTGCGGTGCATTTACAGAGACACTTCTTGAAAGCGAACTTTTTGGACACGAGAAGGGAGCTTTTACAGGTGCTCAATACCGCAGAAAAGGTAAAATTGAAATGGCAAACGGTGGGACACTTTTTCTGGATGAAGTCGGAAGTGTCTCTCAAAAAATGCAGGTAGAATTACTTCGTGTACTTGAAACAAAACAATTCACTCGTGTTGGTGGAACTGAGATTGTAAAAGTAGATTTCCGATTAATCTCTGCAACAAACGAAAATCTTGAAAGACTTGTTGAAGAAGGAAAATTTAGAGAGGATTTGTATTACCGTTTGAATGTTTTTACAATTTATGTCCCGCCGCTCAGGGAGAGAAGAAGTGATATACCTGTCCTTGCAAATTATTTTGTTCAGAAATTTGCCCGACAGATGAATAAACCAATCTTGAAAATTTCAGATGAAGCGATGGAAATACTTTTGAATCATTCCTGGCCTGGAAATGTTCGTGAACTTGAAAACGCAATTGAAAGAGCAATGGTAGTTGGAAAACCACCTGAAATAAAACCTTCCGATTTGCCTTTCCACTTAGAAAAAGTTAATTCGTTTGAGAGTGATTCCCTTGAAGAGGTAGAGAAAAAACACATCCAGAGAGTGCTGAGTAAATATGACTGGAATATCTCAAAAGCGGCTCAAGCATTAAACATTGATCGAGTAACCCTGTACAATAAAATCAAAAAGTATGGCTTACAGAAAAATTAA
- a CDS encoding DUF1761 domain-containing protein — translation MEINLLAVLVCSIFTFILGGLWYSKLLFANLFMKNINKTEEELKKGGVGLTFIYEFIAILVTNYVLAAVILFVGAADFWRGFQIGIILWIGFVAMTHLSTVTFEKRNFNLYLIQITYRLIAISISAGILAVWK, via the coding sequence ATGGAAATAAATTTACTTGCAGTTCTTGTATGTTCAATCTTCACTTTCATTTTAGGCGGATTATGGTATTCAAAACTTTTATTTGCTAATCTGTTTATGAAAAATATAAACAAGACCGAAGAAGAACTAAAAAAAGGTGGAGTTGGTCTTACATTTATTTATGAGTTTATTGCAATTTTAGTAACTAACTATGTTCTTGCTGCCGTTATCCTTTTTGTTGGTGCCGCCGATTTCTGGAGAGGATTTCAAATTGGAATTATACTCTGGATTGGATTTGTTGCAATGACTCATCTTTCAACGGTTACTTTTGAAAAAAGAAATTTCAATCTCTATTTAATTCAAATCACCTATCGTTTAATTGCGATTTCAATTTCAGCAGGAATACTTGCAGTCTGGAAATAA
- a CDS encoding family 10 glycosylhydrolase, with product MVKIMRNSIIIVLILFITILEVHSSDKPKLLWFDATANFERLSYPDSIQFYLKKAKETGFTDVVLDLKPITGEVLYQSEFALQMNEWNGFYRNSQFDFPAYFISEAKKLGLNVYASINVFVAGHNFFDRGLVYQDKSHWQSINYTDSGFIPITQLKHKYSAMTNPVHPEVQEHELKIISELVTKYPQFDGIILDRVRYDGIEADFSDLSKEQFEKYINQKIENYPDDIYRWSKNEKGEKFRVEGKLYKKWLEWRASVIYNFMTKAREVVKQINPEMKFGVYTGAWYPVYYEVGVNWASKKYDPSKEFDWATADYKNYGYAELLDIYTTGCYFFEVTKEEVEKLNEELIKRNEAGMGKTKDFWYSVEGSAEIAKKVIMNVVPVIGGLYVEQYKNHPEQFKRAIKMCLNKTDGLMIFDLVHIVNYGWWNILENAMKN from the coding sequence ATGGTAAAGATTATGAGAAATTCAATTATCATCGTTTTGATTCTTTTTATAACAATTTTAGAAGTTCATTCATCTGATAAACCCAAACTTCTATGGTTTGATGCGACTGCAAATTTTGAAAGGTTGAGTTACCCAGATTCAATTCAATTTTATTTAAAGAAAGCAAAGGAAACGGGATTCACTGATGTTGTGCTTGATTTAAAACCAATCACAGGTGAAGTTTTATATCAATCAGAATTTGCTCTGCAAATGAATGAGTGGAATGGTTTCTATCGTAATAGTCAATTTGATTTTCCAGCCTATTTTATTTCTGAAGCGAAGAAACTTGGATTAAATGTTTATGCATCAATTAATGTTTTTGTGGCTGGACATAATTTTTTTGATCGCGGGCTTGTCTATCAGGATAAGTCGCACTGGCAATCAATTAATTACACTGATTCTGGTTTTATTCCAATCACTCAATTAAAGCATAAATATTCAGCAATGACAAATCCAGTTCATCCAGAAGTTCAAGAGCATGAGTTGAAAATCATTTCAGAGTTAGTCACAAAGTATCCTCAATTTGATGGAATTATTTTAGATCGAGTTCGTTACGATGGAATTGAAGCAGACTTCAGCGATCTCTCAAAAGAACAGTTTGAGAAATACATAAATCAAAAAATCGAGAATTACCCTGACGATATTTATAGATGGTCTAAAAACGAAAAAGGTGAAAAATTTCGTGTTGAAGGAAAACTTTATAAAAAATGGCTTGAATGGAGAGCATCTGTAATCTATAATTTTATGACTAAAGCAAGAGAAGTCGTAAAACAAATAAATCCCGAAATGAAATTTGGAGTTTACACTGGAGCATGGTATCCAGTTTATTATGAAGTTGGTGTAAACTGGGCAAGCAAAAAATATGATCCTTCAAAAGAATTTGATTGGGCTACTGCTGATTATAAAAATTATGGCTATGCTGAACTTCTGGATATTTATACAACCGGATGTTATTTCTTTGAAGTTACAAAAGAGGAAGTTGAAAAGTTGAATGAAGAACTCATTAAGAGAAATGAAGCAGGGATGGGGAAGACAAAAGATTTCTGGTATTCAGTAGAAGGTTCAGCTGAGATTGCGAAAAAAGTAATTATGAATGTTGTGCCCGTAATCGGTGGACTTTATGTTGAACAATACAAAAATCACCCTGAACAATTCAAACGAGCAATTAAAATGTGTCTCAATAAAACTGATGGACTGATGATTTTTGATTTGGTGCATATTGTAAATTATGGCTGGTGGAATATCTTAGAGAATGCGATGAAAAACTGA
- a CDS encoding archaemetzincin family Zn-dependent metalloprotease yields MDQAALILLNFNAVSLYDKITNNLKQHFNLNSRTIIPDIDLRKFYSEERDQYYSTKLIEYALLNYSEFKKILMITDFDLYVPVLTFVFGEAQLNGKAAIVSAHRLYPEFYGLPPNDELFISRLIKEINHELGHTYGLRHCFNFECVMHSSSNVDEIDIKSENFCNKCLEKLNLF; encoded by the coding sequence ATGGATCAAGCCGCTCTAATTTTATTAAATTTTAATGCTGTCTCACTTTACGATAAAATTACAAATAACCTTAAACAACATTTCAACTTAAATTCAAGAACAATTATCCCGGATATTGATTTAAGAAAATTTTATTCAGAAGAACGTGATCAATATTATTCGACAAAGTTAATTGAGTATGCACTCTTAAATTATTCAGAATTTAAGAAGATTTTAATGATTACCGACTTCGACCTTTATGTTCCAGTCTTGACATTTGTTTTTGGTGAGGCTCAATTAAATGGAAAAGCGGCTATTGTATCAGCACACAGACTCTATCCTGAATTCTATGGTTTACCACCTAATGATGAGCTGTTTATATCAAGATTGATAAAAGAAATAAATCACGAACTTGGGCATACCTATGGTTTGCGTCACTGCTTCAATTTCGAATGCGTAATGCATTCTTCGTCAAATGTTGATGAAATCGATATAAAGTCTGAAAACTTTTGTAATAAATGTTTGGAAAAACTTAATCTCTTTTGA
- a CDS encoding S9 family peptidase: MRKFIIFYLIISINLIFAQSKRALEIDDMFKIKRISQTTLSPDDRYIAFVVTSFSMEENKGTSDIWILDLKTGEQKNLTNSPYSESSPVWFPDSKTLAFVSMKTGTPQIFKMNVETQSEPEQLTNLSTGATGPVVSIDGKKILFVSEVYPDCLNDDCNKEKEEAKEKSKVKARIITELMYRHWDSWRDEKRSHLFLLDLQTKEIKDITEGSQYDCPPIALGGKLDYVFSPDGKEICYVTNTDKMLAISTNNDLWISTLDGKVKRKITTNRGNDNQPVYSPNGKFIAYRQMARPGFEADRQTLMLYDREKNTITNLTENFDRSVEEVLWLPNSKEIIFTADNQGRRVIYHLDISTKKITTLYDKHWNTDLNLSSDGSFLVFNQSSVTRPVDIFKFDLKKKQLTQLTKLNDELLSQIEMMPLEEFWSKGADGVMVHSLMIKPPFFDPNKKYPMVFLVHGGPQGAWEDLWHYRWNPELYASRGYVVVMPNPRGSTGYGQKFTDEISGDWGGKVYKDLMNAYDYAIKNFKFIDPEKTVAAGASYGGYMMNWIATQTNRFKAIVTHAGVFNTESMYGTTEELWFPEWEFKGTPWTNRKLYQKYSPHMYVDKIKTPMLVTHGAYDFRVPESQAFELFTSLQRLGVPSRFVYFPDETHFVAKPQNFKLWMTEIFNWFEKWLK; the protein is encoded by the coding sequence ATGCGAAAGTTTATCATTTTTTACTTAATCATTTCTATTAATTTAATTTTTGCTCAAAGCAAGCGGGCGTTAGAAATTGATGATATGTTTAAGATTAAAAGAATTTCACAAACGACATTATCGCCTGATGACCGTTACATTGCTTTTGTTGTGACATCATTCAGTATGGAAGAGAATAAAGGGACAAGTGATATCTGGATTCTTGATTTAAAAACTGGTGAACAAAAAAATCTAACAAACTCACCATATTCAGAAAGTTCACCTGTATGGTTTCCTGACTCAAAAACTCTAGCATTTGTCTCGATGAAAACTGGTACACCACAGATTTTCAAAATGAATGTTGAAACTCAATCAGAGCCAGAACAATTAACAAATCTTTCAACAGGAGCAACTGGTCCAGTTGTTTCAATTGATGGCAAAAAAATACTTTTTGTTTCTGAAGTCTATCCAGATTGTCTTAATGATGATTGTAACAAAGAAAAAGAAGAGGCAAAAGAGAAAAGTAAAGTTAAAGCCAGAATAATTACGGAATTAATGTATCGTCACTGGGATTCCTGGAGAGATGAAAAACGAAGTCATCTCTTCTTGCTTGATCTACAGACTAAAGAAATAAAAGATATCACTGAAGGCAGTCAATACGATTGTCCGCCAATCGCGCTTGGTGGAAAACTTGACTATGTGTTTTCACCAGATGGAAAAGAAATTTGTTATGTAACCAATACAGATAAGATGTTGGCAATTTCAACTAATAACGATTTGTGGATCTCAACCCTTGATGGTAAGGTGAAACGAAAAATAACAACAAACAGAGGAAATGATAATCAACCAGTTTATTCTCCAAACGGAAAATTTATTGCATATAGACAGATGGCAAGACCAGGATTTGAAGCTGACAGACAAACATTAATGCTTTATGATCGTGAGAAAAATACAATTACAAATCTCACTGAAAATTTTGATCGTTCAGTTGAAGAAGTTTTATGGCTTCCCAATTCAAAGGAAATAATTTTCACGGCTGATAATCAGGGCAGAAGAGTTATTTATCACCTCGATATTTCTACAAAGAAAATTACAACACTTTACGATAAACATTGGAATACCGATTTAAATCTTTCAAGCGATGGCAGTTTCTTAGTCTTCAATCAAAGCTCTGTTACTCGACCAGTTGATATTTTCAAATTTGATTTAAAGAAAAAGCAATTAACCCAGCTCACTAAATTAAATGATGAATTATTATCTCAAATCGAAATGATGCCTCTTGAAGAATTCTGGTCAAAAGGCGCTGATGGTGTGATGGTGCATAGTTTAATGATTAAGCCTCCATTTTTTGATCCAAACAAAAAATATCCGATGGTGTTTTTAGTTCATGGTGGTCCTCAGGGTGCCTGGGAAGATTTATGGCATTACAGATGGAATCCAGAACTATATGCATCACGCGGTTATGTTGTTGTGATGCCAAATCCGAGAGGAAGTACGGGTTATGGTCAAAAATTTACTGATGAAATAAGCGGCGATTGGGGCGGAAAAGTTTATAAGGATTTAATGAATGCCTATGACTATGCAATTAAGAATTTCAAATTCATTGATCCGGAAAAAACAGTTGCTGCTGGAGCATCCTATGGCGGTTATATGATGAACTGGATTGCCACTCAAACAAACCGCTTCAAAGCAATTGTCACTCACGCTGGAGTTTTCAACACAGAAAGTATGTATGGAACAACTGAAGAATTATGGTTCCCTGAGTGGGAATTTAAAGGAACGCCATGGACTAATAGAAAGCTATATCAGAAATATTCGCCGCATATGTATGTTGATAAAATAAAAACGCCAATGCTTGTTACTCATGGAGCTTATGATTTTCGCGTACCAGAATCACAAGCCTTTGAGTTGTTTACATCATTGCAGAGACTTGGTGTTCCGTCCAGATTTGTTTATTTCCCGGATGAAACACACTTTGTTGCAAAACCGCAAAACTTCAAATTATGGATGACGGAAATTTTCAATTGGTTTGAAAAATGGTTGAAGTGA
- a CDS encoding cytochrome C554 → MKKLLILALSIIICSSYNLFAQNKYVGVKTCMACHKGEKGKMVYENWLKTKHAQAYKTLETQKSKDIAKKMNLKSDPTEAPECLKCHATGYFPGEQTMSTNKKEDGVTCEACHGPGSAYKNKHGKEKTEEGKKLGLVIGTDDEKICKKCHNPESPTFAGFNYKKDWEKVKH, encoded by the coding sequence ATGAAAAAACTTCTGATATTAGCACTCTCAATAATTATATGTTCTTCTTACAATCTCTTTGCTCAGAATAAATATGTTGGTGTAAAAACCTGTATGGCCTGTCATAAAGGCGAGAAGGGAAAGATGGTTTACGAGAACTGGTTGAAGACAAAACATGCTCAAGCTTACAAAACACTCGAAACACAAAAATCAAAAGACATTGCAAAGAAGATGAACTTAAAATCTGATCCAACTGAAGCACCAGAATGTTTAAAATGTCATGCAACAGGTTATTTCCCTGGTGAACAGACAATGTCTACAAATAAAAAAGAAGATGGCGTAACCTGTGAAGCCTGTCACGGACCAGGCTCTGCTTACAAGAACAAACACGGAAAAGAAAAAACTGAAGAAGGTAAAAAACTCGGTTTAGTAATAGGTACTGACGACGAAAAGATTTGTAAAAAATGTCATAACCCTGAAAGTCCAACCTTCGCTGGATTTAATTACAAAAAAGACTGGGAAAAAGTTAAACACTAA
- the hybB gene encoding Ni/Fe-hydrogenase cytochrome b subunit, translating into MERLLKPTFWKVVGTVIFVLGLYTIYLRFTGGLAAVTNLNDHFPWGLWIGFDILCGVGMAAGGFTLCAIVYIFNIKKFKPIIRPTILTAFLGYLLVILALLIDLGRPWAIWHAIIMWNPRSVMFEVAWCVMLYTTVLFLEFSPVILERFKVEKLLKIIRGITIPLVILGILLSTLHQSSLGALYLIVPSKMHPLWYSTNLPWFFYLSAIGVGCAMIIFESYLSAKAFKKNLEFDLVSDVGRWIVVVMSAYLTWRFMDLLLNDKLNLLFVNSIETYLFWLEIIIGAIIPIILLAQPRIRLNRVGLFVSACFVIGGFLLNRLNVSVTSLQASSGVSYFPSVYEIIITLFLVTLGVTIFNLAVQYLPVYEKTKETIPIEFEVISDDELKTEPATK; encoded by the coding sequence TTTTTGTTCTTGGACTATATACGATCTATTTGAGATTTACAGGCGGACTTGCAGCAGTAACTAATTTAAATGATCATTTCCCCTGGGGATTGTGGATTGGTTTTGATATTCTTTGTGGAGTTGGAATGGCTGCCGGTGGTTTTACGCTTTGTGCAATTGTCTACATCTTTAATATCAAAAAATTTAAACCAATCATTCGTCCAACTATATTAACTGCTTTTCTCGGATATTTACTTGTAATATTAGCTCTTCTGATAGATCTTGGAAGACCCTGGGCAATATGGCATGCAATAATTATGTGGAACCCAAGATCGGTTATGTTTGAAGTTGCCTGGTGTGTGATGCTTTATACTACTGTTCTTTTTCTTGAATTCAGTCCTGTTATACTTGAAAGATTTAAAGTTGAAAAGCTATTAAAAATAATTCGAGGAATAACAATCCCGCTTGTAATTCTGGGAATTTTACTTTCCACTCTTCATCAATCTTCACTTGGAGCTTTGTATTTAATTGTTCCGAGTAAAATGCATCCATTATGGTATTCAACAAATCTTCCATGGTTTTTCTATTTGAGTGCGATAGGTGTTGGCTGTGCGATGATAATTTTTGAATCATATCTCAGCGCCAAAGCATTTAAGAAAAATCTTGAATTTGATCTGGTCTCCGATGTTGGAAGATGGATTGTGGTTGTAATGAGTGCATATTTAACATGGAGATTTATGGATTTACTTTTGAATGATAAACTTAATCTTTTGTTTGTAAATTCTATTGAAACATATCTCTTCTGGCTTGAGATAATTATTGGTGCAATTATTCCAATAATTTTGCTTGCTCAACCAAGAATAAGATTAAATCGTGTGGGACTATTCGTATCTGCGTGTTTTGTAATTGGTGGATTTTTACTGAATAGATTGAATGTGAGTGTGACATCTCTTCAAGCATCATCGGGAGTTTCTTATTTCCCATCGGTGTATGAAATTATAATAACATTATTCCTTGTAACCTTAGGAGTAACTATCTTTAATCTTGCAGTCCAATATCTGCCTGTTTATGAAAAAACAAAAGAAACAATTCCAATTGAATTCGAAGTTATTTCTGACGATGAACTAAAGACAGAACCAGCAACAAAATGA